From Sphingomonas bisphenolicum, one genomic window encodes:
- the mfd gene encoding transcription-repair coupling factor, with the protein MTDLQKILKAKAPLTLSGVPAGFQPWLLADIARAAGAAGGRAVFIASDEQLMRAVADTAHYFAPEIEIIEIPAWDCLPYDRASPSLRAASARLAGLHALQAPPKGPQLVLTTLAAMTQRTLTPFRVRQLVAKLAPKERIAIQTLAAMLQANGYVRTDTVHDRGEFAIRGGIVDLFPGGEEQPLRLDFFGDEIETVRRFDAADQRTIENVDGFTLLPASEALLDEDTIKRFRSRYRETFGATATGDPLYQAVSDGRRLAGMEHWLPLFEEKLVPLADHLGDDAVLIRDPGVAGAAENRFEAIRDYHANRVQAKSADPGAYRPLKPDSLYLDATEWDAAVATRRMHHTTPFHEPESATVLDFAVDGPRDFAPERAQNSNIYEAVSKHIASLRRTQKKIVIASYSLGARERLSGLLADHDVPRLATADGWQEALGVAANGSVTLTVLPLDHGFTAPDVAVLTEQDMLGDRLVRRAKRKKSADAFLQELATLSPGDLVVHMDHGIGRYEGLTQIPVSKAAHDCVALTYAGGDKLYVPVENLEVLSRYGSENEGVSLDKLGGEAWQRRKAKMKERIREIAGELLKTAAERALRAATVAEPDQAGYPAFVDRFPYQETDDQDRAINDVVEDLGSGKPMDRLVCGDVGFGKTEVALRAAFVAAMAGMQVVVICPTTLLARQHHMQFEERFRGFPVNIGRLSRLVPDKEAKATKAGLADGTIDIVVGTHALLAKGLEFKRLGLVIVDEEQRFGVTHKERLKSLKTDVHVLTLTATPIPRTLQMAMSGLRELSVIQTPPVDRLAVRTYIMPWDGVVIREALLREHYRGGQSFFVVPRIADLTEIEEYLRNEVPEIKAIVAHGQMSATEVEERMSAFYDKRYDVLLSTTIVESGLDIPSANTLIIHRADRFGLAQLYQLRGRVGRSKTRAYAYMTTPANRIITETAEKRLKVLSDLDTLGAGFQLASHDLDIRGAGNLVGDEQSGHIKEVGFELYQSMLEEAIMDAKAGGVGIEKRSDSFSPQISVDAPILIPDDYVPDLDLRMGLYRRINEIEDRQGLESFAAELIDRFGKLPLPTQNLLKIIEIKQNCMTANIAKIDMGAKGALVSFFEDRFPNPAGLVAYVQRLDGVARLRPDSKIVVNRAWPDPQARLNGALQLSKGLAKAAG; encoded by the coding sequence ATGACCGATCTCCAGAAAATCCTGAAGGCGAAGGCGCCGCTCACCCTGTCCGGCGTGCCCGCAGGCTTCCAGCCCTGGCTGCTGGCCGACATCGCCCGCGCGGCGGGGGCCGCTGGCGGCCGTGCCGTCTTCATCGCGTCCGACGAACAGTTGATGCGTGCGGTCGCAGACACGGCGCATTATTTCGCGCCAGAGATCGAGATCATCGAAATCCCGGCCTGGGACTGCCTGCCCTACGATCGCGCCAGCCCCTCGCTGCGCGCCGCCTCCGCGCGCCTGGCGGGACTCCATGCGCTGCAAGCCCCGCCCAAAGGCCCCCAACTGGTCCTCACCACGCTGGCGGCCATGACCCAGCGCACGCTCACCCCCTTCCGCGTGCGCCAGCTCGTCGCGAAACTCGCGCCCAAGGAACGGATCGCGATCCAGACGCTGGCCGCCATGCTCCAGGCCAACGGCTATGTCCGTACCGACACGGTCCACGACCGGGGCGAATTCGCCATTCGCGGCGGCATCGTCGACCTGTTCCCCGGCGGCGAGGAACAACCGCTCCGCCTCGATTTCTTCGGCGACGAGATCGAGACGGTCCGCCGATTCGACGCGGCCGACCAGCGCACGATCGAAAATGTCGATGGCTTCACCCTCCTCCCCGCCTCCGAAGCGCTGCTGGACGAAGACACGATCAAGCGGTTCCGCAGCCGCTACCGCGAAACGTTCGGCGCGACCGCGACCGGCGACCCGCTCTATCAGGCGGTCAGCGACGGCCGCCGCCTGGCGGGCATGGAACATTGGCTCCCCCTGTTCGAGGAAAAGCTCGTCCCCCTCGCCGACCATCTGGGCGATGACGCCGTCCTGATCCGCGATCCCGGCGTCGCGGGCGCGGCGGAAAACCGGTTCGAGGCGATCCGCGACTATCATGCCAACCGCGTCCAGGCGAAGTCGGCCGATCCTGGCGCCTACCGTCCGCTCAAACCCGACTCGCTCTATCTCGACGCCACCGAATGGGACGCCGCCGTCGCCACGCGGCGGATGCACCACACCACGCCCTTCCACGAACCGGAAAGTGCAACCGTCCTCGACTTCGCCGTCGACGGCCCCCGTGATTTCGCCCCCGAACGCGCGCAGAACAGCAACATCTACGAAGCGGTCAGCAAGCATATCGCCAGCCTGCGCCGGACCCAAAAAAAGATTGTCATCGCCAGCTATTCGCTCGGCGCACGCGAACGCCTGTCCGGCCTGCTCGCCGACCATGACGTCCCCCGCCTCGCCACCGCCGACGGCTGGCAAGAGGCGCTGGGCGTCGCCGCCAATGGCAGCGTGACGCTCACCGTCCTGCCCCTCGACCACGGCTTCACCGCACCCGACGTTGCCGTCCTCACCGAACAGGACATGCTCGGCGACCGCCTGGTCCGTCGCGCCAAGCGCAAGAAAAGCGCCGACGCCTTCCTACAGGAACTGGCCACCCTCTCGCCCGGCGACCTCGTCGTCCACATGGATCACGGCATCGGCCGCTATGAAGGGCTGACGCAGATTCCGGTCAGCAAGGCCGCCCATGATTGCGTCGCCCTGACCTATGCTGGTGGCGACAAACTCTACGTTCCGGTTGAAAATCTCGAAGTTCTCTCCCGCTACGGCAGCGAGAATGAAGGCGTCAGCCTCGACAAGCTGGGCGGCGAAGCCTGGCAGCGGCGCAAGGCGAAGATGAAGGAGCGCATCCGCGAAATCGCGGGCGAACTCCTGAAAACCGCCGCCGAGCGCGCCCTGCGCGCCGCCACCGTCGCCGAACCGGATCAGGCCGGATACCCCGCCTTCGTAGATCGCTTCCCCTATCAGGAGACGGACGATCAGGACCGCGCGATCAACGACGTGGTGGAGGATCTGGGATCGGGCAAGCCCATGGACCGCCTTGTCTGCGGCGACGTCGGCTTCGGCAAGACCGAGGTCGCGCTCCGCGCGGCCTTCGTCGCGGCCATGGCCGGAATGCAGGTCGTGGTCATCTGCCCGACTACCCTGCTCGCGCGCCAGCATCATATGCAGTTCGAGGAGCGGTTCCGCGGCTTCCCGGTCAATATCGGCCGCCTCTCCCGCCTCGTCCCGGACAAGGAGGCGAAGGCGACCAAGGCGGGCCTGGCCGACGGCACGATCGACATCGTCGTGGGCACCCACGCGCTGCTCGCCAAGGGGTTGGAGTTCAAGCGGCTCGGCCTCGTCATCGTGGACGAGGAACAGCGGTTCGGCGTCACCCATAAGGAACGGCTGAAGTCCCTCAAGACCGACGTCCATGTCCTGACCCTCACTGCAACGCCGATCCCCCGCACGCTGCAAATGGCGATGTCGGGCTTGCGCGAACTATCGGTCATCCAGACCCCGCCGGTCGATCGCCTCGCGGTGCGCACCTACATCATGCCCTGGGACGGCGTCGTCATCCGCGAAGCGCTGCTACGTGAACATTATCGCGGCGGACAGAGCTTCTTCGTCGTCCCCCGCATCGCCGACCTGACCGAGATCGAGGAGTATCTCCGCAACGAGGTGCCGGAGATCAAGGCCATCGTCGCCCATGGCCAGATGAGCGCAACCGAAGTGGAGGAGCGCATGTCCGCCTTCTACGACAAGCGCTACGATGTGCTGCTGTCCACCACCATCGTGGAATCCGGCCTGGACATCCCCAGCGCCAACACGCTCATCATCCATCGTGCCGACCGCTTCGGCCTTGCCCAGCTCTACCAACTCCGCGGCCGCGTCGGCCGATCCAAGACGCGCGCCTATGCCTATATGACGACACCCGCCAACCGTATCATCACGGAAACGGCGGAAAAGCGGCTCAAGGTTCTCTCGGACCTCGACACGCTGGGCGCTGGCTTCCAGCTTGCCTCCCACGATCTCGACATTCGCGGCGCGGGCAACCTGGTCGGTGACGAACAGTCGGGCCATATCAAGGAAGTCGGCTTCGAACTCTACCAGTCGATGCTGGAAGAGGCGATCATGGACGCCAAAGCCGGCGGCGTCGGCATCGAAAAACGCAGCGACAGCTTCTCCCCCCAGATCAGCGTCGACGCGCCCATCCTCATCCCCGACGATTATGTGCCGGACCTCGATCTGCGCATGGGCCTCTATCGCCGTATCAACGAAATCGAGGACCGTCAGGGCCTCGAATCCTTCGCCGCCGAACTGATCGACCGTTTCGGCAAGCTCCCGCTGCCCACGCAAAACCTGCTCAAGATCATAGAGATCAAGCA